The Natrinema amylolyticum genome includes the window CGGCGGCCATGGTCTCGTGTCGAACCGAGTGCACCCGGACGTCACCGGTCGTGACGGCCGTCGTCCCCGCGAGTTCGACCTCGCGGTTGTCGGCGATGTGACTCGCCTCCTCGTCGGCGTTCGCCAGCGCGGCGTCGATCGCGTCCTTTCGGAGTTCGGACTGGGTCTCCTCCTGAAGCGTGAAGTTCACCCGTCCGACGGTGTCGGCACCGGCGTCGACCGACGCGTCGATGACTTCACCGACGCGGCCGGTGTCGGTGAGCGTCACTTCGAACGAGTGATACCCCTCGAACCCGTCGGTTTCGCCGTCGCGTCCGCGTCTCGGATGGATCCGGTACCGTCCTTCTTCGACGTTCTCCTCGGGAATGCCGAGGTCGTCGAACGCAGTGCGAAGCCGCTCGGCACCGCTCGAGAGCGCGTCGGTCACCTCGGCGGCGGTCTCGCCGGACGCTTCGACGCCGACGTCGACGATCGCCTTGTCCGGGTCCGCTTCGACCTCGCCGCTGGCGCTGACCGTGATCTCGCCGTCGTCGCTGCTCCCGTCGGCCGCCGATCCGGGGTCCGTCGAGTCGGTCTCGTCGCTACTGAGCGGGCTTCCCGCACAGCCTGCGACCGCCGCTGCGAGTCCGACGCTCGATGTCGCGAGGAACTGTCTTCGGTCCATAGGTGACCGATGGGAGGGTAGTGAAAAGAACCTACCCCAAGCTCAAACGGGTCTTTGAGTCTCGCGGACCACCGAGCACCGA containing:
- a CDS encoding SIMPL domain-containing protein codes for the protein MDRRQFLATSSVGLAAAVAGCAGSPLSSDETDSTDPGSAADGSSDDGEITVSASGEVEADPDKAIVDVGVEASGETAAEVTDALSSGAERLRTAFDDLGIPEENVEEGRYRIHPRRGRDGETDGFEGYHSFEVTLTDTGRVGEVIDASVDAGADTVGRVNFTLQEETQSELRKDAIDAALANADEEASHIADNREVELAGTTAVTTGDVRVHSVRHETMAAEDGASGAAPPTEIDADPVTVSASATVTYSFPE